Below is a window of Streptomyces sp. ITFR-16 DNA.
CAACCCCACCAAAGCCCTGCAATTACCCGGCTGTTGGGGCGCCGGACAGCGCGCGGACGTCCGGCGGGGACTCGCGGGTGATAGGGCGGCGCTATCGCAGGTTGACATCATCCGCCCGGTCCCGGATTCCCCGACACTCTCTCCGTACCGTCCCCGTCCGAGTCCGATCATCGGACGGGTTCCCTGACAGGTAACTGGTAGGAGACCCCCCACATGAGACACCCCAGGACCGTCATGTCGGCCGTGATCGGCCTCGGCTTCGGGCTCGCCGCCGCCCTCGGCACCGCCCCCGCCCTCGCCACCGCCGCGCCTGCCGCCGCCCCCACCTCGGCATCCGCGCACGTGGCGTACACCTCGCACGCCGGATCGCACGAGAGCGAGGCGTCGAACAAGGCCTTCTTCGAGGCGGTCGCGAAGTCCGTCGCCGAGAAGCGCGCCGCCAACCCGGGCGTGCAGGCCGTCACCATCGTCTACAGCACGGCCAACGCCCCGAGCTTCCGCACCCAGATAGCCAACAGCGCGCAGATCTGGAACAGCTCGGTCTCCAACGTCCGGCTCCAGGAGGGCTCGAACGCCGACTTCTCGTACTACGAGGGCAACGACCCGAGTGGCTCGTACGCGAGCACGGACGGGCACGGCAACGGCTACATCTTCCTGGACTACGCGCAGAACCAGCAGTACGACTCGACCCGCGTCACGACCCATGAGACCGGACACGTCCTCGGTCTTCCGGACCACTACTCGGGCCCGTGCAGCGAGCTGATGTCGGGCGGCGGCCCCGGCCCGTCCTGCACCAACCCCTACCCGGACTCCAACGAGCGCAGCCGGGTGAACTCCCTCTGGCAGAACGGCTTCGCGGCGGCTCTCGCCCGTAGCGGTTCCTGATCCCTCCGGTGGGCCGCCTCGCAGGACGGGGTGGCCCACCGGCCTTCAGCCGGCGCCGAACTCGGTACGGACGAGGGTCAGCAGTTCGTCCGCCGACATCCCGAGCCCACGGGCCTCCCCGACCGTCTCGCGCACCCGCTCCAGCAGCCGGGCGCGGTGCGGGGAGGCGGCGGCCGCGACGACCGCGCCACGCCCCCGGCGCAGTTCGATCAGCCCCTCCTCGCGCAGCCGCTGGTAGCCGCGCAGCACCGTGTGCACATTGACGCCGAGCGATTCGGCCAGGACCCGGGCGGCGGGCAGCCGTTCCCCGGGGAGCGCCGCACCGTCGGCGACGGCGCGGCGCACGCACGCCGCGATCTGGTCGCCGAGCGGCACGGTGGAGGTGGGATCCACCCGGAAGAGCATGGTCATTTGTCCGTTCGGTGCTGGTCGATCAGGGTGTTGAGGAGCGCGGCACCGGTCGCGGAGTCGTCGACGGTCACGGCGAAGTCCCGGCCGCCTGCCAGCCGGGCCACGATGCCCTCGCCCGAACGGATCATGACACCGGTGCGCCCGGGACGGATCCGGTAGCCCCAGCCGCCGTACTCGGCGAGCGGGCTGATGTCGCGGCTGGTGGCCGCCTCTATCCGGTCGAGCGGGACCCGGACGCGCGGCCAGGGCAGCATCCCGGAGACGGTGATGCCGCGCCGGTCGACGGTCACGTACGGGCGGGCGAAGCTCGCCAGGAGCAGGCCGACGACGAGGGCCGGCAGGGCGGAGACCCAGCCCGCGGTGAACA
It encodes the following:
- the snpA gene encoding snapalysin, with the translated sequence MRHPRTVMSAVIGLGFGLAAALGTAPALATAAPAAAPTSASAHVAYTSHAGSHESEASNKAFFEAVAKSVAEKRAANPGVQAVTIVYSTANAPSFRTQIANSAQIWNSSVSNVRLQEGSNADFSYYEGNDPSGSYASTDGHGNGYIFLDYAQNQQYDSTRVTTHETGHVLGLPDHYSGPCSELMSGGGPGPSCTNPYPDSNERSRVNSLWQNGFAAALARSGS
- a CDS encoding GntR family transcriptional regulator encodes the protein MLFRVDPTSTVPLGDQIAACVRRAVADGAALPGERLPAARVLAESLGVNVHTVLRGYQRLREEGLIELRRGRGAVVAAAASPHRARLLERVRETVGEARGLGMSADELLTLVRTEFGAG